The proteins below come from a single Desulfovibrio sp. Huiquan2017 genomic window:
- a CDS encoding virulence RhuM family protein — translation MSDNAPAPQSQIDIFPAPDGNIRVEVRFLDETAWLSQKLMAELFQVSIPTINEHLKNLFADRELAEGAVVRNFRITASDGKEYLTKHYSLDAIIAVGYRVRSSVGVQFRRWATERLREYMVKGFTMDDERLKNPGGWDYFDELLERIRTIRASEKRFYQKVRDLFSQTSADYDGKSETAQTFFKTIQNKMLFAITGLTAAEIVTNRANATLPNMGLTSFKGDVVRKGDVVTSKNYLQQDELSRLDRLVTMFLDHAEDRAEKRQRITMQEWVEITDKFLEFNEWEVLSNAGTVSHKQAEKHAHGEYKAFDEARRQRELEEAEIEAERDFEELVKGVERKEFR, via the coding sequence ATGAGTGACAACGCCCCGGCCCCGCAATCTCAAATAGACATCTTTCCGGCCCCGGATGGAAACATCCGTGTCGAGGTTCGCTTCCTGGATGAAACGGCCTGGCTCAGCCAGAAGCTCATGGCTGAGCTTTTCCAGGTTTCGATTCCCACGATCAATGAGCATCTGAAGAACCTATTCGCAGACAGGGAGCTGGCTGAGGGGGCAGTTGTTAGGAATTTCCGAATAACTGCTTCGGACGGGAAAGAGTACCTGACCAAGCACTACAGCCTGGATGCCATCATCGCCGTGGGCTACCGCGTCCGTTCGTCCGTGGGCGTCCAATTTCGTCGATGGGCAACCGAACGATTGCGGGAGTACATGGTCAAGGGCTTTACCATGGACGACGAGCGGTTGAAGAATCCCGGCGGCTGGGATTACTTCGATGAACTGCTTGAACGCATCCGGACGATCCGGGCCTCGGAGAAGCGGTTCTACCAGAAGGTCAGGGACCTGTTTTCGCAGACCAGCGCCGACTATGACGGCAAGTCGGAAACCGCCCAGACCTTTTTCAAGACCATCCAGAACAAGATGCTCTTCGCCATTACCGGCCTGACCGCCGCCGAGATCGTGACGAATCGGGCCAACGCCACTCTGCCTAACATGGGCCTGACCAGCTTCAAGGGGGATGTGGTCCGCAAGGGTGATGTGGTGACTTCCAAGAACTACCTCCAACAAGATGAGCTCTCTAGACTGGACCGGTTAGTGACCATGTTCCTGGATCACGCCGAGGACCGCGCTGAAAAGCGGCAACGCATCACCATGCAGGAATGGGTTGAGATTACCGATAAATTCCTTGAGTTCAATGAATGGGAGGTGCTGTCCAACGCGGGCACGGTCTCTCATAAGCAGGCCGAAAAGCACGCCCATGGCGAGTACAAGGCGTTTGATGAGGCCCGCAGGCAACGGGAGTTGGAAGAGGCTGAAATCGAAGCCGAGCGGGATTTTGAGGAATTGGTGAAGGGGGTTGAACGGAAGGAGTTTAGGTAA
- a CDS encoding ShlB/FhaC/HecB family hemolysin secretion/activation protein: MALGKAGATGVSFLLLLFALLGTAAARSINDVGQVQERIIQREEERRRARQEQLERKTQQPPSGVELPQQPPSKPAGSAVCFDVQSINVTGVTLIPEGTIAGLVKGYEGRCLSLADINDLLKAITNEYVGRGYVTSRAYLPEQDLSSGTLELKVIEGRIEDIRLNDGKGGHSQLLGPFLGLVGTPLNLRDLEQGLDQFNRLPSNNATMKLKPGSKQGLSIVAITNDPQKRWRVSVGWDNSGQDSTGKNQYSLQFDTDNLFGVGDLLSLSYSATPMPWETSGKDKNSQSLSAYWALPLGYWTVSLSASKFNYTTKLHGMTDEFTNDGETTFQSLGIDRVIHRDADSKTSLGLGVEHREVDSWIENVRLVTSSYETTDLSLNIGHNRRLLGGSLTAGLEYHWGSDLLGSSKRLPGEGVPTPRYKMWEGNLSYYRPFNLVGQSLMWSSTLRAQYSHDTLYGADQMSIGSRYTVRGFSEDSLSGDSGGYIRNDLSWRLPIKSPSPDILSAFELFAGYDFGMILRDKKDPYERGRLQGVALGLRTLGRVSSSVTLTKGVASPAFLKKEDTEIYGSVTVTF; the protein is encoded by the coding sequence ATGGCTTTGGGGAAAGCCGGCGCTACAGGCGTGTCCTTTTTGCTTCTGCTGTTTGCGCTTTTGGGGACGGCTGCGGCCCGGTCCATTAATGACGTCGGGCAAGTTCAGGAGCGCATTATCCAGCGCGAGGAGGAGCGTCGCCGCGCGCGCCAGGAGCAACTCGAACGAAAAACCCAGCAGCCTCCGTCCGGAGTCGAGCTGCCACAACAACCTCCATCTAAACCAGCGGGGAGCGCAGTCTGTTTCGACGTCCAGTCCATCAATGTAACCGGCGTAACGTTGATCCCCGAAGGGACCATCGCAGGTCTGGTCAAAGGGTATGAAGGACGCTGCCTGAGCTTGGCGGATATCAACGATCTGCTCAAGGCCATCACCAACGAATACGTCGGTCGCGGTTACGTCACTTCCCGGGCCTATCTGCCGGAGCAGGACCTTTCGAGCGGCACCCTCGAGCTCAAGGTCATCGAAGGACGCATTGAAGACATCAGGCTGAACGACGGGAAAGGCGGGCACAGTCAGCTACTGGGGCCATTTTTGGGCCTTGTCGGCACGCCGCTCAATCTGCGAGACCTCGAACAGGGCCTGGATCAATTCAATCGACTGCCTTCCAACAACGCGACAATGAAGCTGAAGCCCGGCAGCAAGCAGGGGTTGAGCATCGTCGCCATTACGAACGATCCCCAAAAGCGCTGGCGCGTGTCGGTGGGTTGGGACAATTCCGGCCAGGATTCCACCGGCAAGAACCAATACTCCCTGCAATTCGACACGGATAATCTTTTCGGCGTGGGAGACCTGTTGTCCTTGAGCTATTCGGCCACCCCCATGCCTTGGGAGACGTCCGGGAAAGACAAGAACAGCCAAAGCCTTTCCGCCTACTGGGCTCTTCCGTTGGGGTATTGGACGGTCAGTCTTTCCGCCAGCAAATTCAATTATACCACGAAACTTCACGGCATGACCGACGAGTTTACCAATGATGGCGAAACCACATTTCAGTCATTGGGAATCGACCGCGTGATCCATCGCGATGCCGACAGCAAGACATCCTTGGGATTGGGCGTGGAGCACCGCGAAGTGGACAGCTGGATTGAAAATGTCCGCTTGGTGACCAGCAGTTACGAGACAACAGACCTGAGCCTTAATATCGGCCACAACCGCCGTTTGCTGGGCGGGTCATTGACGGCGGGGCTGGAATACCATTGGGGTTCTGATTTGTTGGGCTCTTCGAAAAGACTCCCCGGGGAAGGCGTACCCACCCCGAGATATAAAATGTGGGAAGGTAATCTGAGCTACTACCGCCCGTTTAATCTTGTCGGGCAATCCCTGATGTGGAGTTCGACCCTTCGCGCTCAGTACAGCCATGACACCCTGTACGGCGCCGATCAAATGTCCATCGGCAGCCGATATACGGTTCGTGGATTCTCCGAGGACAGCCTGAGCGGGGACAGCGGCGGGTACATTCGCAACGATCTCTCCTGGCGGCTACCCATCAAAAGCCCTTCTCCCGACATCCTTTCAGCCTTCGAACTGTTTGCGGGGTACGATTTCGGGATGATCCTTCGTGACAAGAAAGATCCTTACGAACGTGGACGCCTGCAAGGGGTGGCCCTGGGGTTGCGGACCTTGGGCCGAGTAAGTTCCAGCGTGACCTTGACCAAGGGTGTGGCCTCACCCGCTTTTCTTAAGAAAGAAGACACTGAAATCTATGGTTCCGTGACCGTGACGTTTTAG
- a CDS encoding dienelactone hydrolase family protein — translation MKPAVMKILCGLFLLLALTGCVRGNVVASMASDTVWSRLDSAAPLPAVGWVRGQADVLHIYIEGDGVAYSTPTSPSLDPTPLTPTALLLARRDAASAVAYLGRPCQYVSGDACTKECWTTGRFSEAVLRTENGLVDAAKSSAGAQRVVLIGFSGGGAVAALLAERRADVAALVTVCGNLDHAVWTAMHGVTPLYGSLNPADHAARLASLPQVHFLGGADANVTRQVAEAFVSRLGPGAPVKVRVVPGLGHGGAAWAEAWPELLSEVRLDD, via the coding sequence ATGAAGCCTGCCGTCATGAAAATCCTTTGCGGACTCTTTCTCTTATTGGCCCTGACCGGGTGCGTACGCGGCAATGTGGTCGCGTCCATGGCGTCGGATACGGTGTGGAGCCGCCTGGATTCCGCCGCGCCGCTTCCCGCTGTCGGTTGGGTGCGGGGACAGGCCGATGTCCTCCATATCTACATTGAAGGCGACGGCGTGGCCTATTCCACGCCCACCAGCCCTTCCCTTGACCCCACGCCCCTCACGCCCACGGCGCTGCTCCTGGCCCGCAGGGACGCTGCGTCCGCCGTGGCCTATCTTGGCCGCCCCTGCCAGTATGTGTCCGGGGATGCCTGCACCAAGGAATGCTGGACCACCGGGCGTTTTTCCGAAGCCGTGTTGCGGACGGAAAACGGGCTCGTGGACGCGGCCAAGTCCTCGGCCGGGGCGCAACGCGTAGTGTTGATCGGATTTTCCGGAGGCGGGGCTGTGGCCGCCCTGTTGGCCGAGCGGCGAGCGGATGTCGCGGCGCTGGTCACTGTCTGCGGTAACCTCGATCATGCCGTGTGGACAGCCATGCACGGGGTCACGCCACTTTATGGCTCGCTCAATCCGGCGGATCATGCCGCACGGCTTGCGTCCCTGCCGCAGGTGCATTTCCTGGGCGGAGCGGATGCGAACGTCACCCGGCAGGTCGCGGAGGCCTTCGTCTCGCGGCTGGGACCGGGCGCGCCGGTGAAGGTCCGGGTGGTCCCGGGCTTGGGTCACGGGGGCGCGGCCTGGGCCGAGGCATGGCCGGAGTTGCTGTCCGAGGTGCGGCTGGACGACTGA